TTCCAGTAGAACACCAAGTAGGACAGACTGGTACAACAGTGAGGCCGAAGTTATATATTGCAGCAGGGATTTCAGGAGCTATTCAACACTTGGTTGGAATGGAGCGTTCAGATACAATTGTAGCTATAAATAATGATTCAGATGCTTCAATTTTTGATGTTGCTACTTATGGGATTAAAGGTGATCTTTTTGAAGTGCTACCACCATTAATAGAAGAATTTAAAAAAGAGCTAGCTGTTAATAGTTAAGTTTTAAAATTCATGTCATTCTTATTAGATATAAAGATTTTTGGTCTTAGATAGGATAAGTGTTAGTATGGTATTTATAAGGAGGGTGTAGGAATGGTTGAAGAAAAATTTGATGCGATAGTCGTAGGTGCTGGTCCATCAGGATTAGCAGCAGGATATACTATGGCCAAAGCGGGAATGAATGTTATAATCTTTGAACGTGGTGATTATCCAGGTAGCAAGAATGTAATGGGAGGAGTATTATACCGGGATGCGACTGAAGAATTAATACCAGATTTTTGGGAAGAAGCTCCAGTAGAAAGGTACATAGTTGAACAGAATATTTGGGTCTTAGATGATGATTCAGTTGTTACTATGGGATATCAAGATGATAAATTTGCAGAAGAACCTTATAATAATTTTACTGTTTTACGTGCTAAAATTGATCGTTGGCTTGCCAATAAAGTAGAAGAGGCAGGGGCATTATTAATTACTGAAACAGTCGTAGAAGACTTACTTTATGATGAAGATAAAGTAGTAGGGGTTCAAACTGGTCGAAAAGATGGTGAAGTAAAAGCTGATGTAGTTATTTTAGCAGAAGGAGTTAATTCATTAATAGGAGAACAAGCTGATTTACATCCAAAGATTCCTCCAGAACATTTAGCAGTAGCTGTCAAAGAGATTATTGCTTTACCAAAAGAAACAATAGAGGCTAGGTTTAATCTTAATGGAGATGAAGGAAAGACAATAGAGTTAGTAGGTAAAGCAACAGAAGGAATGATGGGGACTGCTTTTATTTATACTAATAAAAAATCATTATCTATAGGA
The genomic region above belongs to Selenihalanaerobacter shriftii and contains:
- a CDS encoding FAD-dependent oxidoreductase: MVEEKFDAIVVGAGPSGLAAGYTMAKAGMNVIIFERGDYPGSKNVMGGVLYRDATEELIPDFWEEAPVERYIVEQNIWVLDDDSVVTMGYQDDKFAEEPYNNFTVLRAKIDRWLANKVEEAGALLITETVVEDLLYDEDKVVGVQTGRKDGEVKADVVILAEGVNSLIGEQADLHPKIPPEHLAVAVKEIIALPKETIEARFNLNGDEGKTIELVGKATEGMMGTAFIYTNKKSLSIGVGAILSDMVDAEMNPNDLLEELKSHPAVQRLIKGGETKEYLAHLIPEGGYHGLPELYRDGLLVVGDAAMLVNGFHREGSNLAMLSGKFAGETAVDAKEAGDFSANKLSLYKDKLDDSFIMKDLYKYKDASTFLATNPHFLSLYPKLVNESLHEIMVVDGKPKQEKQRKIIKKVKDKRSYFGLAKDMFNLWRVMR